A genomic window from Brevibacillus agri includes:
- a CDS encoding methyltransferase domain-containing protein, with product MSVYSCQVCKFRYDEWLGDTKNGVPPGVPFSHLAGSVCTTCGMQGEGRHVRLPEATYSGLEATYYDQFAGKAGIAFYRNWLLQEAEQAPVSVLELGVGTGRIAIELARCGLSVCGVDNSPDMLEIATKKKRRMLKDNEELLELIEQNVQELQLASRFTHVLLPEGIFQQATCREEQRQLLSVVARHLTEGGTVAIDLLLPPVNRKWSLMQRKFVFPDRMVYQKVEGETLIAEQKFRYTLTYETFVEQVEQPRYRVERELALLLPGELELLLESSGYNVVQSRENVVCHRSQPPEQTEEYELDRWQHGGYPFAELPGAPGAATRWTIIAKKNSAPSL from the coding sequence ATGAGTGTGTACAGTTGCCAAGTATGCAAGTTCCGCTACGACGAATGGCTAGGCGATACAAAAAACGGCGTCCCACCAGGGGTGCCTTTTTCGCATTTGGCAGGCTCGGTCTGTACGACCTGTGGGATGCAAGGAGAGGGGCGGCACGTGCGCCTTCCGGAGGCCACATACTCCGGATTGGAAGCCACCTATTACGACCAGTTTGCCGGAAAAGCGGGCATCGCGTTTTACCGCAACTGGCTGCTGCAAGAAGCAGAGCAAGCCCCGGTGTCCGTGCTCGAGCTTGGCGTAGGCACAGGGCGCATTGCCATTGAGCTGGCGCGCTGCGGCTTGTCCGTCTGCGGCGTGGACAATAGCCCTGACATGCTGGAGATCGCGACAAAAAAGAAGCGGCGCATGCTCAAGGACAACGAGGAACTGCTTGAGCTGATCGAGCAAAATGTACAGGAGTTGCAGCTTGCTTCCCGCTTTACCCATGTGCTGCTGCCCGAAGGCATTTTTCAGCAGGCGACCTGTAGAGAGGAACAGCGGCAGTTGCTTTCGGTCGTTGCCCGGCATTTGACAGAAGGCGGAACAGTGGCGATTGACTTGCTCCTGCCGCCGGTGAACCGCAAATGGTCGCTCATGCAGCGCAAGTTTGTGTTCCCGGACCGGATGGTGTACCAAAAAGTCGAGGGAGAAACGCTCATTGCCGAGCAAAAGTTCCGCTATACGCTGACCTATGAGACGTTTGTGGAGCAGGTGGAGCAGCCGCGCTACCGAGTGGAGCGCGAGCTGGCGCTGCTGTTGCCGGGAGAGCTGGAGTTGCTCCTGGAATCTTCGGGCTACAACGTCGTGCAAAGCAGGGAAAACGTCGTTTGCCACCGCAGCCAGCCGCCAGAGCAAACGGAAGAGTACGAGCTGGATCGCTGGCAGCACGGCGGCTATCCGTTTGCCGAACTACCGGGCGCTCCGGGGGCGGCGACGCGCTGGACGATCATTGCCAAAAAAAATTCCGCCCCTTCCCTGTAA
- a CDS encoding alpha/beta fold hydrolase → MEPTIVQLDSHRIACHLSGRGTPLVCIHAPCIGSVNFDYQEPLADVCQLVVPDLPGHGDSSPLAGPTTMRELASVIHGLCQSLGLERPLLLGYSQGASLVLEYCLRFPENVRGAILVSAFSEVTDFSLHSRFLLAQSLSCLHAAPLIARSIAASHLDDPLARSRWIEHGSQTDAASLRHLYAAGHRYNCTDQLSQLKLPMLLVYGADDANMLPYARLLEKKLPQAELVMVPSVKHQVVTRAAATFNQLCRQWLN, encoded by the coding sequence ATGGAACCAACCATCGTACAACTGGACAGCCACCGCATCGCCTGCCACCTGTCAGGGCGCGGCACGCCACTCGTGTGCATTCACGCCCCGTGCATCGGCTCTGTCAACTTCGACTATCAAGAGCCGCTTGCGGATGTTTGCCAACTCGTCGTGCCAGACCTCCCGGGGCATGGCGACAGCTCCCCGCTGGCTGGACCTACGACCATGCGCGAGCTTGCCAGCGTGATTCACGGGCTTTGCCAGTCGCTCGGACTTGAGCGTCCGTTGCTTTTGGGGTACTCGCAGGGGGCTTCGCTCGTCCTCGAATACTGCCTCCGCTTTCCCGAAAACGTGCGCGGCGCCATCCTCGTCAGCGCCTTTTCCGAAGTAACCGACTTTTCGTTGCACAGCCGTTTTCTGCTCGCCCAATCGCTGTCCTGCCTGCACGCAGCTCCGCTGATTGCCAGGTCGATCGCCGCCTCTCATCTCGACGACCCGCTTGCTCGCTCCCGCTGGATTGAGCATGGCAGCCAAACAGATGCAGCGAGCCTCCGCCACCTGTACGCCGCCGGGCACCGCTACAATTGCACGGATCAGTTGAGCCAGCTCAAGCTGCCGATGCTGCTCGTCTATGGCGCAGACGATGCGAACATGTTGCCGTATGCCAGGCTACTGGAAAAAAAGCTTCCGCAAGCGGAACTGGTGATGGTGCCGTCGGTCAAGCACCAGGTCGTCACGCGCGCCGCAGCAACGTTCAACCAACTATGCCGCCAATGGCTGAACTGA
- a CDS encoding FecCD family ABC transporter permease has protein sequence MPFIIVALLIGLVVSITFAVTLGSVEIKPATVWKIALANLPLVNQWVEVDWSKGEQTIIWDIRFPRVLLGAVVGAGLSVVGVAIQSLVRNSLADPYILGVSSGASAGATLVILFGAFSMYGQFALSFGAFTGSLVSILLIFTLSRIGGQNSTVRLLMAGIAISAILSAITSLIIFSAPNEHGIRSVLFWMSGSLAGGKWEYLTIPTLIVVICLIVLLTQYRSLNAMLMGEEAAGTLGVNTVQFRKLLLVITALLTGVIVSISGSIGFVGLMMPHIVRVIVGSDHRRVLPVSALFGAIFLIWADVIARLAFAPEELPIGIITALCGGPFFIWLMMRSSYSFGGSGR, from the coding sequence ATGCCCTTCATCATCGTTGCCCTGCTGATCGGGCTTGTCGTCTCGATTACGTTTGCGGTGACACTCGGCTCGGTGGAAATCAAACCAGCGACGGTATGGAAAATTGCCTTGGCGAATCTCCCGCTGGTCAATCAATGGGTGGAAGTGGATTGGTCAAAAGGAGAACAGACCATTATCTGGGACATTCGGTTTCCCCGCGTCCTGCTGGGGGCTGTCGTCGGGGCCGGCCTGTCTGTTGTGGGGGTGGCGATCCAGTCTCTGGTTCGCAACTCCCTCGCAGATCCGTACATATTGGGAGTCTCCTCGGGCGCATCGGCCGGAGCGACGCTGGTCATTTTGTTCGGAGCATTCAGCATGTACGGACAATTCGCGCTTTCTTTCGGTGCTTTCACCGGATCGCTCGTCTCGATCCTGCTTATTTTTACCTTGTCCCGCATCGGCGGGCAAAACTCGACGGTGCGTCTGCTCATGGCCGGCATCGCGATTTCCGCCATCCTGTCTGCGATCACCAGCCTGATTATTTTTTCCGCGCCCAACGAGCACGGCATCCGCTCTGTCCTGTTCTGGATGAGCGGCAGTCTGGCCGGAGGGAAGTGGGAGTATTTGACCATACCGACGCTGATCGTCGTCATCTGTCTGATTGTCCTGTTGACGCAATACCGTTCGCTCAATGCGATGCTGATGGGCGAAGAAGCGGCGGGGACGCTGGGCGTCAATACGGTGCAATTTCGCAAGCTGCTGCTGGTCATTACCGCGCTTTTGACGGGCGTCATCGTCTCGATCAGCGGGTCTATCGGCTTTGTCGGCTTGATGATGCCGCATATCGTTCGCGTCATCGTCGGCTCGGACCATCGTCGCGTCCTGCCTGTCAGCGCCTTGTTCGGGGCCATTTTCCTGATCTGGGCGGACGTGATCGCCCGGCTTGCGTTTGCGCCGGAAGAGCTGCCGATCGGGATTATCACGGCGCTGTGCGGCGGTCCGTTCTTTATTTGGTTGATGATGCGCAGCTCATATTCTTTCGGAGGTAGCGGGCGATGA
- a CDS encoding Xaa-Pro peptidase family protein: MYLERISKLHEFLTKQELDAVVITSPKHVYYLTGFFTDPHERFMGLVIPAQGEPSLIVPALDREAAAAASTVQTIHTHTDIENPYELLKQVLPANLKKLGIEKSHMTVERYEALGQVICAESYADVEEPLREMRLIKSADEVARLQKAVQLIEDTLGETLKTFKIGQTEMEIVAELEYQMKRLGADGPSFSTMVLAGEKSALPHGTPGSRKVQEGDLLLFDIGVAADGYVSDITRTFAVGQISEQLRDIYETVLAANEAAIAEVRPGVTFAHLDQTARDVIAAKGYGDYFIHRLGHGLGMDVHEYPSVHGQNQETLRPGMVFTIEPGVYLPGAGGVRIEDDVLVTETGVEVLSKFPKKLTVIG, encoded by the coding sequence GTGTATTTGGAGCGCATTTCGAAACTGCACGAATTTTTGACCAAACAAGAGCTCGACGCGGTAGTCATCACCTCTCCCAAGCACGTTTACTATTTGACCGGCTTTTTTACCGATCCGCATGAACGCTTTATGGGTCTGGTTATTCCAGCCCAGGGCGAGCCATCCCTGATCGTTCCCGCCCTTGACCGCGAAGCGGCAGCAGCGGCTTCGACTGTTCAGACGATTCATACGCATACGGATATTGAGAATCCTTACGAGCTTCTCAAGCAAGTGTTGCCAGCGAACCTGAAGAAGCTGGGCATCGAAAAAAGCCACATGACCGTAGAGCGTTACGAGGCGCTGGGACAAGTCATCTGTGCAGAGAGCTACGCGGATGTGGAAGAGCCGCTGCGCGAAATGCGCCTGATTAAATCGGCAGACGAAGTGGCTCGTTTGCAAAAGGCTGTCCAACTGATTGAAGATACACTCGGCGAGACGTTGAAAACATTCAAAATCGGCCAGACCGAAATGGAAATCGTCGCGGAGCTGGAATACCAGATGAAGCGTCTGGGAGCGGACGGCCCGTCTTTTTCCACGATGGTTTTGGCGGGGGAAAAATCGGCATTGCCGCACGGAACGCCTGGTTCGCGCAAAGTGCAGGAAGGCGATTTGCTCCTGTTTGACATCGGGGTAGCAGCGGACGGCTACGTTTCCGATATTACCCGTACGTTTGCTGTCGGCCAGATCAGCGAGCAACTGCGCGATATTTACGAAACGGTGCTGGCAGCGAACGAGGCGGCGATTGCCGAAGTTCGTCCAGGGGTGACGTTTGCCCATCTCGACCAGACCGCTCGCGACGTCATTGCCGCAAAAGGCTACGGCGATTACTTCATTCACCGTCTGGGGCACGGCCTCGGCATGGATGTGCACGAATATCCGTCCGTGCATGGGCAAAATCAGGAAACGCTGCGCCCAGGCATGGTGTTCACCATTGAACCAGGGGTGTACTTGCCGGGAGCAGGCGGCGTGCGCATCGAGGACGATGTGCTCGTAACCGAAACAGGCGTAGAAGTGTTGAGCAAGTTCCCGAAAAAACTGACGGTGATCGGATAA
- a CDS encoding ABC transporter permease: protein MAETQVQTVSLRVKEEEVVSPWREAWRALRKNKLAMVGLAIILFFVAVAVFAPVIAPYPYDEGELVMKNKPPSEEHWFGTDYNGRDVFSRVVYGARISLWVGTFSVIGSVVAGTILGLLAGFYGRWIDTVISRVFDIMLAFPSILLAIAIVAILGPSLQNALLAIAIINIPTFGRLVRSRVLSLKEEEFVMAARAIGMKDSRILMQHILPNSLAPIIVTGTMGIATAIIEAAALGFLGLGAQPPEPEWGKMLSDSRQYIQKAPWTVIFPGLSIMLTVLGFNLIGDGLRDALDPRMKN, encoded by the coding sequence ATGGCAGAGACACAAGTACAGACGGTATCCCTGAGAGTAAAAGAGGAAGAAGTTGTCTCTCCTTGGCGGGAAGCTTGGAGAGCCTTGCGGAAAAACAAGCTCGCGATGGTGGGGCTGGCGATCATTCTGTTTTTCGTGGCAGTTGCCGTCTTTGCGCCAGTGATTGCTCCGTACCCGTATGACGAGGGGGAGCTGGTGATGAAAAACAAGCCGCCGTCCGAAGAGCATTGGTTTGGAACAGATTACAACGGGCGGGATGTGTTTAGCCGCGTCGTTTACGGTGCGCGCATTTCCTTGTGGGTCGGGACCTTCTCGGTCATCGGCTCCGTCGTGGCAGGCACGATTTTGGGCCTCTTGGCGGGCTTTTACGGCAGATGGATTGATACCGTCATCTCTCGCGTTTTTGACATCATGCTGGCGTTTCCAAGCATTCTTCTGGCGATTGCGATTGTCGCCATTCTGGGGCCATCCTTGCAAAATGCGCTACTGGCCATTGCCATCATCAACATTCCGACCTTTGGACGTCTGGTGCGCTCGCGCGTGTTGAGCCTGAAGGAAGAGGAGTTCGTCATGGCGGCCCGCGCAATCGGGATGAAAGACTCGCGCATTCTCATGCAGCACATTTTGCCGAACAGCCTGGCGCCGATCATCGTGACGGGGACGATGGGGATTGCGACAGCGATTATCGAAGCGGCAGCGCTCGGCTTCCTCGGGCTTGGTGCCCAACCGCCGGAGCCGGAGTGGGGGAAAATGCTTTCCGATTCTCGCCAGTACATCCAGAAGGCGCCGTGGACAGTCATTTTCCCGGGCTTGTCGATCATGCTGACGGTTCTCGGCTTCAACCTGATCGGGGACGGATTGCGGGATGCGCTTGACCCGCGGATGAAAAACTGA
- a CDS encoding ABC transporter substrate-binding protein, with protein sequence MSTIRKRKKAFHGFWMAALAAIMLLLSACSSAAPATTESTVANAGSEQTAQPAADNKPVTIVTNGIEMTYPEAPKRAVTMNQHVTEVMLALGLADKMVGTAYLDDHILPELKADYDKVPVLSDKYPTKEVLLAANPDFVYAGWKSAFGDKGVGSMEDLEKAGIKSYLQESSNKPGPTIDDVFADIRNIGRIFRVEDKANELIGKMKAEIEQTVSKIGTVDKPLNVFVYDSGEDQPLTAANNYMTSLIKAAGGKNVFDDIQKGWATVSWEEVVNRKPDVIVVVDYGDKTIEQKQNFLLSKKELADVPAIQNKRLIVLPLSAASEGVRAPIALKILAEGLHPDTFK encoded by the coding sequence ATGAGTACAATCCGTAAGAGAAAAAAAGCCTTCCACGGTTTCTGGATGGCAGCGCTGGCAGCGATTATGCTGCTTTTGTCCGCATGCAGCTCGGCAGCACCTGCTACGACCGAATCCACGGTGGCGAATGCTGGCTCGGAGCAAACGGCCCAGCCTGCTGCTGACAACAAGCCCGTCACGATTGTGACCAACGGGATCGAGATGACGTACCCGGAAGCGCCAAAACGCGCTGTGACAATGAACCAGCACGTAACCGAAGTCATGCTCGCGCTGGGGCTGGCTGACAAAATGGTCGGAACCGCGTACCTGGACGATCACATTTTGCCTGAGCTGAAAGCCGACTACGACAAGGTACCAGTCCTGTCTGACAAGTATCCGACCAAAGAAGTGCTTTTGGCCGCAAACCCTGACTTCGTCTACGCAGGCTGGAAAAGCGCATTTGGCGACAAAGGCGTAGGCTCGATGGAGGACTTGGAAAAGGCGGGAATCAAATCGTACCTGCAAGAGTCCTCGAACAAGCCGGGTCCGACGATTGACGACGTGTTCGCCGATATTCGAAACATCGGCCGCATTTTCCGCGTAGAAGACAAGGCGAACGAACTGATTGGCAAAATGAAAGCGGAAATCGAGCAAACCGTGAGCAAAATCGGCACGGTGGACAAGCCGCTGAACGTGTTCGTGTACGACAGCGGAGAAGACCAGCCGCTGACCGCTGCCAACAACTACATGACTTCTCTGATTAAAGCGGCAGGCGGCAAAAACGTGTTCGACGACATTCAAAAAGGCTGGGCGACCGTAAGCTGGGAAGAAGTCGTGAACCGCAAGCCAGACGTCATCGTCGTGGTCGACTACGGCGACAAGACGATCGAGCAAAAACAAAACTTCCTGTTGTCCAAAAAGGAACTGGCTGACGTGCCAGCGATCCAGAACAAACGTCTGATCGTGCTGCCATTGTCCGCAGCGTCCGAAGGGGTACGCGCACCGATCGCGCTGAAAATTCTCGCGGAAGGTCTGCACCCGGATACATTCAAATAA
- a CDS encoding heme ABC transporter ATP-binding protein has translation MNLHVENISVELEKKTILRDVSLTVRSGEFVGLIGPNGSGKSTLLKSIYRALEPRSGFISLDGADVYELTARQNAQRMAVVRQESSIEFDFTVMEIVMMGRSPHKRLFQTDTPADSRICEEALERVGMQAYASRSFFSLSGGEKQRVLIARALVQQAEFLVLDEPTNHLDVRYQLQVMDLVKTLGITVFSSLHDLNIAAMYCDRLYVIRDGELVASGTPEEVLEPGLIRDVFGVETEVVTHPITGKKHVYFFSEAVRVQQSRQEVKAL, from the coding sequence ATGAATCTGCATGTGGAGAACATTTCGGTCGAGCTGGAGAAAAAAACGATTTTGCGCGACGTTAGCCTGACGGTTCGCTCCGGCGAATTTGTGGGGCTGATCGGGCCGAATGGCAGCGGAAAGTCCACCCTGCTCAAAAGCATTTATCGGGCGCTCGAGCCGCGCAGCGGATTCATTTCCCTGGACGGGGCTGACGTGTACGAGCTTACCGCCCGGCAAAATGCGCAGCGCATGGCGGTCGTGCGCCAGGAGTCGTCGATCGAGTTTGACTTTACCGTCATGGAAATCGTCATGATGGGGCGCTCACCCCATAAAAGGCTGTTTCAAACCGATACCCCGGCGGACAGCCGCATCTGTGAAGAGGCGCTGGAGCGGGTCGGCATGCAGGCGTACGCCTCGCGCAGCTTTTTTTCCTTGTCTGGCGGAGAAAAGCAGCGCGTGCTGATTGCAAGAGCGCTGGTCCAGCAAGCCGAGTTTCTCGTATTGGACGAGCCGACCAACCATCTGGACGTCCGGTACCAGCTACAGGTGATGGATCTGGTCAAGACGCTCGGGATTACCGTGTTTTCCTCGCTGCATGATCTGAATATCGCCGCCATGTACTGCGATCGGCTGTACGTCATTCGCGACGGGGAGCTGGTTGCTTCCGGCACGCCGGAGGAAGTGCTTGAACCCGGGTTGATTCGCGATGTTTTCGGGGTAGAGACAGAGGTGGTCACCCATCCGATCACGGGGAAAAAACACGTTTATTTCTTTTCGGAAGCGGTCCGCGTCCAGCAATCGCGACAGGAGGTCAAAGCATTATGA